One genomic window of Nitrospinaceae bacterium includes the following:
- a CDS encoding FAD-binding protein: MSFSEDVRHTETDVLIIGGGVAGMMAVVGSLRSGVKPIIMTKASFPSGSSSMARGGYSAAIGHSNPADKPEFLFEDSVQASYDLCNRRLMRVMSHEAIDRTVELDAWGLGLVQLEDGRYHQKPSASHRYDRLLHCGKLMGKPLMQSLHKKMKEWNIESSAHVMFVDLMKEGDRVVGAWGFSYRDGAPVVVHARSTIVATGGAPQLHEVNDSPPYIAGDGYAMALRAGADLIDMEFIDYQLMTAAPERLRGYPPHSSGFINAGAYLYNKDKERFMWRYDPERGERATRAIVNRAVGTEIYEGRGTENHGIYLDTSHVFDVVNNGATADIVRVLKNCGVDISKEPFEVVSGPHTYLGGIRIDEWGRTTVEGLYSGGEAAGGIHGANRTGGAALADSYVFGLRSGIGAACESGDMERPDPESGGWRERLSWLEERAEKAGGGNADEIRKKVQHVGVVSIGQVRDGARLKDALPMLDELERENGEAAVVGDTPRKKWECVRRIMETGNLIQVARMLALAALEREESRGGHFRFDFPELGGENWRCNIVLRMENKEISVSKEPVPGEEEGKPLPSAPSTAAMP; encoded by the coding sequence ATGAGTTTTTCTGAGGATGTGCGCCATACCGAAACGGATGTATTGATCATAGGCGGAGGCGTCGCTGGCATGATGGCAGTCGTAGGCAGTCTGCGCTCAGGCGTTAAGCCGATTATTATGACGAAAGCTTCATTTCCCTCGGGAAGCTCTTCGATGGCTCGCGGTGGTTACTCTGCTGCCATAGGACACTCGAATCCTGCCGATAAGCCAGAGTTTCTTTTCGAGGACTCGGTCCAGGCGAGCTACGATCTGTGCAACCGCCGTCTGATGCGTGTCATGAGCCATGAGGCCATCGACAGGACTGTAGAGCTGGACGCTTGGGGCCTGGGGCTCGTCCAGCTTGAGGATGGCCGTTATCATCAAAAACCCAGCGCCTCGCATCGTTATGACCGTCTGCTTCACTGCGGGAAGTTGATGGGCAAGCCCCTGATGCAGTCTCTCCACAAGAAAATGAAAGAATGGAATATTGAATCGTCAGCACACGTGATGTTTGTCGATCTCATGAAGGAGGGCGACCGGGTTGTCGGTGCCTGGGGTTTTTCCTATCGCGACGGGGCACCTGTTGTAGTGCATGCAAGGTCTACGATTGTTGCCACAGGCGGGGCGCCCCAACTCCACGAGGTGAACGACTCGCCGCCCTACATTGCGGGTGACGGCTACGCGATGGCCCTTCGCGCCGGGGCTGATTTGATCGACATGGAATTCATTGACTATCAGCTCATGACTGCGGCCCCGGAGCGGCTCAGAGGCTATCCGCCCCATTCGAGCGGATTTATCAATGCCGGGGCATATCTCTACAACAAGGACAAAGAAAGATTCATGTGGCGCTACGATCCCGAGCGGGGAGAGCGTGCCACCCGCGCCATCGTGAATCGTGCGGTGGGAACGGAAATTTATGAGGGCCGTGGGACGGAGAACCACGGCATTTATCTCGACACGAGCCATGTGTTTGATGTTGTGAACAATGGGGCGACGGCGGACATCGTGCGTGTGTTAAAAAATTGCGGTGTGGATATTTCGAAAGAACCATTTGAGGTTGTTAGTGGTCCGCACACCTATCTCGGTGGAATACGCATCGACGAGTGGGGGAGAACCACGGTGGAGGGTCTCTACTCAGGCGGAGAGGCAGCGGGCGGAATTCACGGCGCGAACCGAACGGGCGGCGCTGCGCTTGCGGACAGCTATGTGTTTGGGCTGCGCTCGGGAATTGGTGCGGCTTGCGAGTCAGGAGATATGGAGCGCCCAGATCCCGAGAGCGGAGGCTGGCGCGAGAGGCTCTCGTGGCTTGAGGAGCGAGCCGAGAAGGCGGGCGGTGGCAACGCGGACGAGATTCGCAAAAAAGTTCAGCACGTGGGTGTTGTTTCCATTGGCCAGGTTCGAGATGGTGCTCGCCTGAAAGATGCGCTCCCGATGCTCGATGAGCTTGAGCGCGAAAATGGCGAGGCCGCTGTAGTGGGCGATACGCCGAGAAAAAAATGGGAGTGTGTCCGTCGCATTATGGAGACCGGAAACCTGATTCAGGTGGCCCGAATGCTGGCCTTGGCCGCGCTTGAGCGTGAGGAAAGCCGAGGTGGGCATTTCAGATTCGATTTTCCGGAGCTGGGCGGTGAAAATTGGCGTTGTAATATCGTTTTAAGGATGGAAAATAAGGAAATTTCGGTGTCAAAAGAACCGGTTCCGGGCGAGGAGGAGGGAAAACCACTCCCAAGCGCTCCTAGCACGGCAGCGATGCCCTAG
- a CDS encoding alpha/beta hydrolase, which produces MAQSVCNGIQIAFDDTEFGSSKPPIVFIHGNTLNRSMWDKQKQSLRAANRVVTYDLRGHGGSEKPITGYSREEEVKDLKDLLDVVRAPKSHLVGLSRGAGIALSFAAAHPGMVSSVFAMSPSFDHDRHLPDFANQRLDVMATLRGEGLRAAKEKWLSLPLFTQALEDEEVAARIDQLMLSYTGAHWLDEQPPKDPSLGDAASSITARTLIMVGEKEAPGYHACADELVEKISGSEKKVMPDVGHLISMEASDETTAAIETFVLGKVAESEE; this is translated from the coding sequence GTGGCGCAGTCTGTGTGTAATGGAATTCAAATTGCTTTTGATGACACCGAATTCGGTTCATCCAAACCCCCCATCGTGTTCATCCACGGCAACACGCTGAATCGCTCGATGTGGGACAAACAGAAACAATCCCTTCGGGCGGCGAACCGTGTCGTCACCTACGACCTCAGGGGGCATGGCGGGTCCGAGAAGCCGATCACGGGCTATTCACGTGAAGAGGAAGTCAAGGATCTCAAAGATTTACTCGATGTCGTGCGGGCGCCTAAATCGCATCTCGTTGGCTTGAGCCGGGGCGCGGGCATTGCCCTGTCTTTCGCTGCTGCACATCCGGGCATGGTCTCCTCGGTTTTCGCAATGAGCCCGAGCTTCGATCATGATCGCCACTTGCCAGATTTCGCCAACCAGCGACTCGATGTCATGGCGACGCTCCGAGGCGAGGGACTTCGCGCGGCGAAGGAAAAGTGGCTCTCGCTCCCCCTTTTCACTCAAGCGCTTGAGGACGAGGAAGTTGCTGCGAGAATCGATCAGTTGATGCTTTCCTACACGGGAGCGCATTGGCTCGATGAGCAGCCACCGAAGGACCCCTCGCTGGGCGATGCCGCCTCTTCGATAACCGCGCGCACCCTGATTATGGTTGGGGAGAAGGAAGCGCCCGGATATCACGCCTGTGCCGATGAGTTGGTGGAGAAGATCTCCGGCTCGGAGAAAAAAGTCATGCCCGATGTGGGGCATTTGATCAGCATGGAGGCATCAGACGAGACCACAGCCGCTATCGAGACCTTTGTGTTGGGTAAAGTGGCGGAGTCCGAAGAGTAG